The Megalopta genalis isolate 19385.01 chromosome 12, iyMegGena1_principal, whole genome shotgun sequence genome window below encodes:
- the LOC117222934 gene encoding uncharacterized protein LOC117222934 isoform X5 codes for MFLESNWTWLVERWGNMADLAERVDDLICSFDSAGDTTMDTLSMLIFGWMLFGLVVLCVGKYVYNRFVLNEVASGTIIAAKDGHIVHGDSVGVGGGGGGGGGGGGGIFGGSKLLSLGKQKPASGSSGSSSGKSPAPSGAGGGGTGSASGSASHPSAPVSAPSGSPTSYVPPTPPVRKRLTARKTSGALISPARSSKSLNLPTATGADPDAVRWINEIIVWLYTDPAILDEVLSVWVGSLNQFTANSVDEHGVGVEFIRVLPETYPPNLSNIFCECDSKDDVTITCDCEATPALQLKAFRRKSDKLEVSHYRVNVNRFRARLHVICITEKLLLDLKCDGWPEVKVSLAAVGTIKKDLDESHLQEVVTEIVVGALRGTNVHLNLFQYPNCPRLWREQASSLPGFSVPVHYDSMSTSSGSLQAQQMRQQQMRTRTPTPAQSQYVSGEKRLLVKVVRASELGGEQGAIEPYCVVELDEPPQKNQTSVKKDTRNPLWDEAFLFDVNRNTTEVLLEIYDRVNKSQRILGLGIVGVDELLANPSQRQIIPLQCRPYEEEDITGTLTVEFLFIEGAEVPQIGSKPFKVKETLKAVSPTPRTYNPTNLISDNSLNYNNGNSTLILYDSTVQSDGDYLTNGNVMESPYRTGQSNGNKGTLIVHSQQRHGTKDTSATSGPESTPNSSNSEERGRTRRKRRDFFGTIKKRLTRSKTRSRSVGPEGDLNHEDPHSRSISADRARDPGSARLSIPGREEHSRRSSLSEASGISGASTRTYINEASTLVLETVENGIKKHYLVPLSLAQKNKWRKKGTKLHIFNDHTFIAKHMAGGTVCEVCKRTLARRLGKQGYECRDCQMKCHKHCHVKVDTTCPTSTIQNIELTCIKAPCLERIPSSQLC; via the exons ATGTTTTTGGAATCCAATTGGACTTGGTTGGTCGAACGATGGGGCAATATGGCCGACTTGGCCGAGCGGGTGGACGATCTGATATGCAGTTTCGACTCGGCTGGTGACACGACCATGGATACGTTATCGATGTTAATATTCGGCTGGATGTTGTTCGGGCTGGTGGTGTTGTGTGTCGGCAAATACGTTTACAATCGGTTCGTTTTAAACGAGGTCGCCTCCGGTACGATAATTGCCGCGAAGGACGGCCATATCGTTCACGGTGATAGCGTTGGtgtcggtggtggtggtggcggtggcggcggcggtggtggcgGTATCTTCGGCGGCAGCAAGTTGCTCTCGCTGGGAAAGCAGAAACCAGCATCGGGCTCGAGCGGGTCGTCAAGCGGAAAGTCCCCCGCACCGTCTGGGGCAGGTGGTGGCGGTACCGGTTCCGCTTCCGGATCCGCCAGCCACCCGTCCGCACCTGTCTCCGCACCTTCCGGATCCCCCACGTCTTACGTCCCGCCGACCCCACCTGTTCGAAAGCGCCTTACCGCCAGAAAGACTTCCGGTGCCCTGATTAGCCCCGCCAGAAGCTCCAAGAGCTTGAACCTACCGACTGCGACCGGCGCCGATCCGGACGCGGTGCGCTGGATCAATGAGATCATCGTCTGGCTCTACACCGATCCCGCGATCCTCGACGAGGTGCTGTCGGTCTGGGTGGGATCCCTGAACCAGTTCACCGCCAACTCCGTCGACGAG CATGGGGTTGGTGTTGAATTTATCCGGGTTCTCCCTGAAACCTATCCACCCAATCTCTCCAATATATTTTGCGAATGCGACTCGAAGGATGACGTG ACGATCACATGCGACTGCGAAGCTACACCCGCTCTGCAGCTGAAAGCTTTTCGTCGCAAGTCGGACAAGCTGGAGGTCAGCCACTATCGCGTCAACGTAAACCGTTTCCGCGCCCGGCTGCACGTCATCTGCATTACAGAGAAGCTTCTTCTTGACCTGAAATGCGACGGCTGGCCAGAG GTGAAAGTATCGCTGGCGGCTGTGGGAACGATCAAGAAGGACCTCGACGAAAGTCACTTGCAAGAGGTCGTTACGGAAATTGTCGTCGGCGCTCTAAGAGGGACCAATGTTCATCTGAACCTGTTCCAGTACCCCAATTGCCCGCGACTATGGAGGGAACAAGCATCCAGCCTGCCCGGTTTTTCCGTGCCGGTGCACTACGACAGCATG AGCACGTCCAGCGGCTCGTTGCAGGCCCAGCAGATGCGGCAGCAACAAATGCGGACCCGTACACCGACTCCGGCGCAGAGTCAGTACGTGTCAGGTGAGAAGAGGTTGTTAGTGAAAGTGGTGAGAGCGTCGGAGCTCGGTGGCGAGCAAGGTGCCATAGAACCGTACTGTGTGGTCGAGCTGGACGAGCCACCGCAAAAAAATCAGACCTCGGTGAAAAAGGATACCCGGAACCCATTGTGGGACGAGGCGTTCCTGTT CGACGTGAATCGTAACACCACCGAGGTCTTATTGGAAATCTACGACCGCGTGAACAAGTCTCAGCGGATCCTCGGCCTTGGAATCGTCGGGGTCGACGAGCTGCTCGCGAATCCTAGTCAGAGGCAGATCATACCTCTCCAGTGTCGGCCTTATGAAGAAGAGGACATCACTGGCACCTTGACCGTCGAG TTTCTGTTCATCGAGGGTGCAGAGGTGCCTCAAATTGGGAGCAAACCTTTCAAAGTGAAGGAGACGCTAAAGGCGGTGTCACCGACTCCTCGTACCTACAATCCGACAAATCTCATCAGCGACAATAGTCTAAATTACAACAATGGTAACAGCACACTTATCTTGTACGACTCTACCGTTCAGTCCGATGGGG ATTATCTGACCAATGGGAACGTCATGGAGTCGCCCTACAGAACTGGCCAGAGTAACGGGAACAAGGGGACCCTGATCGTCCACAGCCAGCAGAGG CATGGAACGAAAGACACGAGCGCTACGTCAGGACCAGAAAGCACGCCGAATTCCTCCAATTCCGAAG AAAGAGGAAGGACTCGAAGAAAACGGCGAGACTTCTTCGGCACCATAAAGAAGCGACTGACGAGATCGAAAACAAGGAGTAGGTCCGTGGGTCCGGAAGGTGATTTAAATCACGAAGACCCTCATTCTAGATCCATATCCGCGGACAGAGCACGCGATCCTGGATCCG CTCGTTTATCGATACCAGGAAGGGAAGAGCACTCGAGGCGGTCCAGTCTGAGCGAAGCTTCTGGTATAAGCGGAGCGTCGACGAGGACGTACATCAACGAAGCCTCCACGCTGGTTCTCGAGACGGTTGAGAACGGTATCAAAAA GCACTATTTGGTACCTCTATCGCTAGCACAGAAGAACAAGTGGAGGAAAAAGGGCACCAAACTTCACATATTCAACGATCACACGTTcatagcgaaacacatggcggG GGGAACGGTATGCGAAGTCTGCAAACGAACGCTAGCGAGACGGTTGGGCAAACAGGGCTACGAGTGTAGGGACTGTCAGATGAAGTGTCACAAGCACTGTCACGTCAAGGTGGACACTACTTGTCCCACGTCCACCATACAGAACATCGAACT AACGTGTATAAAAGCTCCATGTCTCGAACGAATACCATCCAGCCAGCTCTGCTGA
- the LOC117222934 gene encoding uncharacterized protein LOC117222934 isoform X1 yields MFLESNWTWLVERWGNMADLAERVDDLICSFDSAGDTTMDTLSMLIFGWMLFGLVVLCVGKYVYNRFVLNEVASGTIIAAKDGHIVHGDSVGVGGGGGGGGGGGGGIFGGSKLLSLGKQKPASGSSGSSSGKSPAPSGAGGGGTGSASGSASHPSAPVSAPSGSPTSYVPPTPPVRKRLTARKTSGALISPARSSKSLNLPTATGADPDAVRWINEIIVWLYTDPAILDEVLSVWVGSLNQFTANSVDEHGVGVEFIRVLPETYPPNLSNIFCECDSKDDVTITCDCEATPALQLKAFRRKSDKLEVSHYRVNVNRFRARLHVICITEKLLLDLKCDGWPEVKVSLAAVGTIKKDLDESHLQEVVTEIVVGALRGTNVHLNLFQYPNCPRLWREQASSLPGFSVPVHYDSMSTSSGSLQAQQMRQQQMRTRTPTPAQSQYVSGEKRLLVKVVRASELGGEQGAIEPYCVVELDEPPQKNQTSVKKDTRNPLWDEAFLFDVNRNTTEVLLEIYDRVNKSQRILGLGIVGVDELLANPSQRQIIPLQCRPYEEEDITGTLTVEFLFIEGAEVPQIGSKPFKVKETLKAVSPTPRTYNPTNLISDNSLNYNNGNSTLILYDSTVQSDGDYLTNGNVMESPYRTGQSNGNKGTLIVHSQQRQPERQVVKVALTEHGSWQEISPEHGTKDTSATSGPESTPNSSNSEERGRTRRKRRDFFGTIKKRLTRSKTRSRSVGPEGDLNHEDPHSRSISADRARDPGSARLSIPGREEHSRRSSLSEASGISGASTRTYINEASTLVLETVENGIKKHYLVPLSLAQKNKWRKKGTKLHIFNDHTFIAKHMAGGTVCEVCKRTLARRLGKQGYECRDCQMKCHKHCHVKVDTTCPTSTIQNIELTCIKAPCLERIPSSQLC; encoded by the exons ATGTTTTTGGAATCCAATTGGACTTGGTTGGTCGAACGATGGGGCAATATGGCCGACTTGGCCGAGCGGGTGGACGATCTGATATGCAGTTTCGACTCGGCTGGTGACACGACCATGGATACGTTATCGATGTTAATATTCGGCTGGATGTTGTTCGGGCTGGTGGTGTTGTGTGTCGGCAAATACGTTTACAATCGGTTCGTTTTAAACGAGGTCGCCTCCGGTACGATAATTGCCGCGAAGGACGGCCATATCGTTCACGGTGATAGCGTTGGtgtcggtggtggtggtggcggtggcggcggcggtggtggcgGTATCTTCGGCGGCAGCAAGTTGCTCTCGCTGGGAAAGCAGAAACCAGCATCGGGCTCGAGCGGGTCGTCAAGCGGAAAGTCCCCCGCACCGTCTGGGGCAGGTGGTGGCGGTACCGGTTCCGCTTCCGGATCCGCCAGCCACCCGTCCGCACCTGTCTCCGCACCTTCCGGATCCCCCACGTCTTACGTCCCGCCGACCCCACCTGTTCGAAAGCGCCTTACCGCCAGAAAGACTTCCGGTGCCCTGATTAGCCCCGCCAGAAGCTCCAAGAGCTTGAACCTACCGACTGCGACCGGCGCCGATCCGGACGCGGTGCGCTGGATCAATGAGATCATCGTCTGGCTCTACACCGATCCCGCGATCCTCGACGAGGTGCTGTCGGTCTGGGTGGGATCCCTGAACCAGTTCACCGCCAACTCCGTCGACGAG CATGGGGTTGGTGTTGAATTTATCCGGGTTCTCCCTGAAACCTATCCACCCAATCTCTCCAATATATTTTGCGAATGCGACTCGAAGGATGACGTG ACGATCACATGCGACTGCGAAGCTACACCCGCTCTGCAGCTGAAAGCTTTTCGTCGCAAGTCGGACAAGCTGGAGGTCAGCCACTATCGCGTCAACGTAAACCGTTTCCGCGCCCGGCTGCACGTCATCTGCATTACAGAGAAGCTTCTTCTTGACCTGAAATGCGACGGCTGGCCAGAG GTGAAAGTATCGCTGGCGGCTGTGGGAACGATCAAGAAGGACCTCGACGAAAGTCACTTGCAAGAGGTCGTTACGGAAATTGTCGTCGGCGCTCTAAGAGGGACCAATGTTCATCTGAACCTGTTCCAGTACCCCAATTGCCCGCGACTATGGAGGGAACAAGCATCCAGCCTGCCCGGTTTTTCCGTGCCGGTGCACTACGACAGCATG AGCACGTCCAGCGGCTCGTTGCAGGCCCAGCAGATGCGGCAGCAACAAATGCGGACCCGTACACCGACTCCGGCGCAGAGTCAGTACGTGTCAGGTGAGAAGAGGTTGTTAGTGAAAGTGGTGAGAGCGTCGGAGCTCGGTGGCGAGCAAGGTGCCATAGAACCGTACTGTGTGGTCGAGCTGGACGAGCCACCGCAAAAAAATCAGACCTCGGTGAAAAAGGATACCCGGAACCCATTGTGGGACGAGGCGTTCCTGTT CGACGTGAATCGTAACACCACCGAGGTCTTATTGGAAATCTACGACCGCGTGAACAAGTCTCAGCGGATCCTCGGCCTTGGAATCGTCGGGGTCGACGAGCTGCTCGCGAATCCTAGTCAGAGGCAGATCATACCTCTCCAGTGTCGGCCTTATGAAGAAGAGGACATCACTGGCACCTTGACCGTCGAG TTTCTGTTCATCGAGGGTGCAGAGGTGCCTCAAATTGGGAGCAAACCTTTCAAAGTGAAGGAGACGCTAAAGGCGGTGTCACCGACTCCTCGTACCTACAATCCGACAAATCTCATCAGCGACAATAGTCTAAATTACAACAATGGTAACAGCACACTTATCTTGTACGACTCTACCGTTCAGTCCGATGGGG ATTATCTGACCAATGGGAACGTCATGGAGTCGCCCTACAGAACTGGCCAGAGTAACGGGAACAAGGGGACCCTGATCGTCCACAGCCAGCAGAGG CAACCGGAGCGGCAAGTAGTTAAG GTCGCCCTCACGGAACACGGCAGCTGGCAAGAGATATCTCCAGAG CATGGAACGAAAGACACGAGCGCTACGTCAGGACCAGAAAGCACGCCGAATTCCTCCAATTCCGAAG AAAGAGGAAGGACTCGAAGAAAACGGCGAGACTTCTTCGGCACCATAAAGAAGCGACTGACGAGATCGAAAACAAGGAGTAGGTCCGTGGGTCCGGAAGGTGATTTAAATCACGAAGACCCTCATTCTAGATCCATATCCGCGGACAGAGCACGCGATCCTGGATCCG CTCGTTTATCGATACCAGGAAGGGAAGAGCACTCGAGGCGGTCCAGTCTGAGCGAAGCTTCTGGTATAAGCGGAGCGTCGACGAGGACGTACATCAACGAAGCCTCCACGCTGGTTCTCGAGACGGTTGAGAACGGTATCAAAAA GCACTATTTGGTACCTCTATCGCTAGCACAGAAGAACAAGTGGAGGAAAAAGGGCACCAAACTTCACATATTCAACGATCACACGTTcatagcgaaacacatggcggG GGGAACGGTATGCGAAGTCTGCAAACGAACGCTAGCGAGACGGTTGGGCAAACAGGGCTACGAGTGTAGGGACTGTCAGATGAAGTGTCACAAGCACTGTCACGTCAAGGTGGACACTACTTGTCCCACGTCCACCATACAGAACATCGAACT AACGTGTATAAAAGCTCCATGTCTCGAACGAATACCATCCAGCCAGCTCTGCTGA
- the LOC117222934 gene encoding uncharacterized protein LOC117222934 isoform X4 produces MFLESNWTWLVERWGNMADLAERVDDLICSFDSAGDTTMDTLSMLIFGWMLFGLVVLCVGKYVYNRFVLNEVASGTIIAAKDGHIVHGDSVGVGGGGGGGGGGGGGIFGGSKLLSLGKQKPASGSSGSSSGKSPAPSGAGGGGTGSASGSASHPSAPVSAPSGSPTSYVPPTPPVRKRLTARKTSGALISPARSSKSLNLPTATGADPDAVRWINEIIVWLYTDPAILDEVLSVWVGSLNQFTANSVDEHGVGVEFIRVLPETYPPNLSNIFCECDSKDDVTITCDCEATPALQLKAFRRKSDKLEVSHYRVNVNRFRARLHVICITEKLLLDLKCDGWPEVKVSLAAVGTIKKDLDESHLQEVVTEIVVGALRGTNVHLNLFQYPNCPRLWREQASSLPGFSVPVHYDSMSTSSGSLQAQQMRQQQMRTRTPTPAQSQYVSGEKRLLVKVVRASELGGEQGAIEPYCVVELDEPPQKNQTSVKKDTRNPLWDEAFLFDVNRNTTEVLLEIYDRVNKSQRILGLGIVGVDELLANPSQRQIIPLQCRPYEEEDITGTLTVEFLFIEGAEVPQIGSKPFKVKETLKAVSPTPRTYNPTNLISDNSLNYNNDYLTNGNVMESPYRTGQSNGNKGTLIVHSQQRQPERQVVKVALTEHGSWQEISPEHGTKDTSATSGPESTPNSSNSEERGRTRRKRRDFFGTIKKRLTRSKTRSRSVGPEGDLNHEDPHSRSISADRARDPGSARLSIPGREEHSRRSSLSEASGISGASTRTYINEASTLVLETVENGIKKHYLVPLSLAQKNKWRKKGTKLHIFNDHTFIAKHMAGGTVCEVCKRTLARRLGKQGYECRDCQMKCHKHCHVKVDTTCPTSTIQNIELTCIKAPCLERIPSSQLC; encoded by the exons ATGTTTTTGGAATCCAATTGGACTTGGTTGGTCGAACGATGGGGCAATATGGCCGACTTGGCCGAGCGGGTGGACGATCTGATATGCAGTTTCGACTCGGCTGGTGACACGACCATGGATACGTTATCGATGTTAATATTCGGCTGGATGTTGTTCGGGCTGGTGGTGTTGTGTGTCGGCAAATACGTTTACAATCGGTTCGTTTTAAACGAGGTCGCCTCCGGTACGATAATTGCCGCGAAGGACGGCCATATCGTTCACGGTGATAGCGTTGGtgtcggtggtggtggtggcggtggcggcggcggtggtggcgGTATCTTCGGCGGCAGCAAGTTGCTCTCGCTGGGAAAGCAGAAACCAGCATCGGGCTCGAGCGGGTCGTCAAGCGGAAAGTCCCCCGCACCGTCTGGGGCAGGTGGTGGCGGTACCGGTTCCGCTTCCGGATCCGCCAGCCACCCGTCCGCACCTGTCTCCGCACCTTCCGGATCCCCCACGTCTTACGTCCCGCCGACCCCACCTGTTCGAAAGCGCCTTACCGCCAGAAAGACTTCCGGTGCCCTGATTAGCCCCGCCAGAAGCTCCAAGAGCTTGAACCTACCGACTGCGACCGGCGCCGATCCGGACGCGGTGCGCTGGATCAATGAGATCATCGTCTGGCTCTACACCGATCCCGCGATCCTCGACGAGGTGCTGTCGGTCTGGGTGGGATCCCTGAACCAGTTCACCGCCAACTCCGTCGACGAG CATGGGGTTGGTGTTGAATTTATCCGGGTTCTCCCTGAAACCTATCCACCCAATCTCTCCAATATATTTTGCGAATGCGACTCGAAGGATGACGTG ACGATCACATGCGACTGCGAAGCTACACCCGCTCTGCAGCTGAAAGCTTTTCGTCGCAAGTCGGACAAGCTGGAGGTCAGCCACTATCGCGTCAACGTAAACCGTTTCCGCGCCCGGCTGCACGTCATCTGCATTACAGAGAAGCTTCTTCTTGACCTGAAATGCGACGGCTGGCCAGAG GTGAAAGTATCGCTGGCGGCTGTGGGAACGATCAAGAAGGACCTCGACGAAAGTCACTTGCAAGAGGTCGTTACGGAAATTGTCGTCGGCGCTCTAAGAGGGACCAATGTTCATCTGAACCTGTTCCAGTACCCCAATTGCCCGCGACTATGGAGGGAACAAGCATCCAGCCTGCCCGGTTTTTCCGTGCCGGTGCACTACGACAGCATG AGCACGTCCAGCGGCTCGTTGCAGGCCCAGCAGATGCGGCAGCAACAAATGCGGACCCGTACACCGACTCCGGCGCAGAGTCAGTACGTGTCAGGTGAGAAGAGGTTGTTAGTGAAAGTGGTGAGAGCGTCGGAGCTCGGTGGCGAGCAAGGTGCCATAGAACCGTACTGTGTGGTCGAGCTGGACGAGCCACCGCAAAAAAATCAGACCTCGGTGAAAAAGGATACCCGGAACCCATTGTGGGACGAGGCGTTCCTGTT CGACGTGAATCGTAACACCACCGAGGTCTTATTGGAAATCTACGACCGCGTGAACAAGTCTCAGCGGATCCTCGGCCTTGGAATCGTCGGGGTCGACGAGCTGCTCGCGAATCCTAGTCAGAGGCAGATCATACCTCTCCAGTGTCGGCCTTATGAAGAAGAGGACATCACTGGCACCTTGACCGTCGAG TTTCTGTTCATCGAGGGTGCAGAGGTGCCTCAAATTGGGAGCAAACCTTTCAAAGTGAAGGAGACGCTAAAGGCGGTGTCACCGACTCCTCGTACCTACAATCCGACAAATCTCATCAGCGACAATAGTCTAAATTACAACAATG ATTATCTGACCAATGGGAACGTCATGGAGTCGCCCTACAGAACTGGCCAGAGTAACGGGAACAAGGGGACCCTGATCGTCCACAGCCAGCAGAGG CAACCGGAGCGGCAAGTAGTTAAG GTCGCCCTCACGGAACACGGCAGCTGGCAAGAGATATCTCCAGAG CATGGAACGAAAGACACGAGCGCTACGTCAGGACCAGAAAGCACGCCGAATTCCTCCAATTCCGAAG AAAGAGGAAGGACTCGAAGAAAACGGCGAGACTTCTTCGGCACCATAAAGAAGCGACTGACGAGATCGAAAACAAGGAGTAGGTCCGTGGGTCCGGAAGGTGATTTAAATCACGAAGACCCTCATTCTAGATCCATATCCGCGGACAGAGCACGCGATCCTGGATCCG CTCGTTTATCGATACCAGGAAGGGAAGAGCACTCGAGGCGGTCCAGTCTGAGCGAAGCTTCTGGTATAAGCGGAGCGTCGACGAGGACGTACATCAACGAAGCCTCCACGCTGGTTCTCGAGACGGTTGAGAACGGTATCAAAAA GCACTATTTGGTACCTCTATCGCTAGCACAGAAGAACAAGTGGAGGAAAAAGGGCACCAAACTTCACATATTCAACGATCACACGTTcatagcgaaacacatggcggG GGGAACGGTATGCGAAGTCTGCAAACGAACGCTAGCGAGACGGTTGGGCAAACAGGGCTACGAGTGTAGGGACTGTCAGATGAAGTGTCACAAGCACTGTCACGTCAAGGTGGACACTACTTGTCCCACGTCCACCATACAGAACATCGAACT AACGTGTATAAAAGCTCCATGTCTCGAACGAATACCATCCAGCCAGCTCTGCTGA
- the LOC117222934 gene encoding uncharacterized protein LOC117222934 isoform X6, whose amino-acid sequence MFLESNWTWLVERWGNMADLAERVDDLICSFDSAGDTTMDTLSMLIFGWMLFGLVVLCVGKYVYNRFVLNEVASGTIIAAKDGHIVHGDSVGVGGGGGGGGGGGGGIFGGSKLLSLGKQKPASGSSGSSSGKSPAPSGAGGGGTGSASGSASHPSAPVSAPSGSPTSYVPPTPPVRKRLTARKTSGALISPARSSKSLNLPTATGADPDAVRWINEIIVWLYTDPAILDEVLSVWVGSLNQFTANSVDEHGVGVEFIRVLPETYPPNLSNIFCECDSKDDVTITCDCEATPALQLKAFRRKSDKLEVSHYRVNVNRFRARLHVICITEKLLLDLKCDGWPEVKVSLAAVGTIKKDLDESHLQEVVTEIVVGALRGTNVHLNLFQYPNCPRLWREQASSLPGFSVPVHYDSMSTSSGSLQAQQMRQQQMRTRTPTPAQSQYVSGEKRLLVKVVRASELGGEQGAIEPYCVVELDEPPQKNQTSVKKDTRNPLWDEAFLFDVNRNTTEVLLEIYDRVNKSQRILGLGIVGVDELLANPSQRQIIPLQCRPYEEEDITGTLTVEFLFIEGAEVPQIGSKPFKVKETLKAVSPTPRTYNPTNLISDNSLNYNNDYLTNGNVMESPYRTGQSNGNKGTLIVHSQQRHGTKDTSATSGPESTPNSSNSEERGRTRRKRRDFFGTIKKRLTRSKTRSRSVGPEGDLNHEDPHSRSISADRARDPGSARLSIPGREEHSRRSSLSEASGISGASTRTYINEASTLVLETVENGIKKHYLVPLSLAQKNKWRKKGTKLHIFNDHTFIAKHMAGGTVCEVCKRTLARRLGKQGYECRDCQMKCHKHCHVKVDTTCPTSTIQNIELTCIKAPCLERIPSSQLC is encoded by the exons ATGTTTTTGGAATCCAATTGGACTTGGTTGGTCGAACGATGGGGCAATATGGCCGACTTGGCCGAGCGGGTGGACGATCTGATATGCAGTTTCGACTCGGCTGGTGACACGACCATGGATACGTTATCGATGTTAATATTCGGCTGGATGTTGTTCGGGCTGGTGGTGTTGTGTGTCGGCAAATACGTTTACAATCGGTTCGTTTTAAACGAGGTCGCCTCCGGTACGATAATTGCCGCGAAGGACGGCCATATCGTTCACGGTGATAGCGTTGGtgtcggtggtggtggtggcggtggcggcggcggtggtggcgGTATCTTCGGCGGCAGCAAGTTGCTCTCGCTGGGAAAGCAGAAACCAGCATCGGGCTCGAGCGGGTCGTCAAGCGGAAAGTCCCCCGCACCGTCTGGGGCAGGTGGTGGCGGTACCGGTTCCGCTTCCGGATCCGCCAGCCACCCGTCCGCACCTGTCTCCGCACCTTCCGGATCCCCCACGTCTTACGTCCCGCCGACCCCACCTGTTCGAAAGCGCCTTACCGCCAGAAAGACTTCCGGTGCCCTGATTAGCCCCGCCAGAAGCTCCAAGAGCTTGAACCTACCGACTGCGACCGGCGCCGATCCGGACGCGGTGCGCTGGATCAATGAGATCATCGTCTGGCTCTACACCGATCCCGCGATCCTCGACGAGGTGCTGTCGGTCTGGGTGGGATCCCTGAACCAGTTCACCGCCAACTCCGTCGACGAG CATGGGGTTGGTGTTGAATTTATCCGGGTTCTCCCTGAAACCTATCCACCCAATCTCTCCAATATATTTTGCGAATGCGACTCGAAGGATGACGTG ACGATCACATGCGACTGCGAAGCTACACCCGCTCTGCAGCTGAAAGCTTTTCGTCGCAAGTCGGACAAGCTGGAGGTCAGCCACTATCGCGTCAACGTAAACCGTTTCCGCGCCCGGCTGCACGTCATCTGCATTACAGAGAAGCTTCTTCTTGACCTGAAATGCGACGGCTGGCCAGAG GTGAAAGTATCGCTGGCGGCTGTGGGAACGATCAAGAAGGACCTCGACGAAAGTCACTTGCAAGAGGTCGTTACGGAAATTGTCGTCGGCGCTCTAAGAGGGACCAATGTTCATCTGAACCTGTTCCAGTACCCCAATTGCCCGCGACTATGGAGGGAACAAGCATCCAGCCTGCCCGGTTTTTCCGTGCCGGTGCACTACGACAGCATG AGCACGTCCAGCGGCTCGTTGCAGGCCCAGCAGATGCGGCAGCAACAAATGCGGACCCGTACACCGACTCCGGCGCAGAGTCAGTACGTGTCAGGTGAGAAGAGGTTGTTAGTGAAAGTGGTGAGAGCGTCGGAGCTCGGTGGCGAGCAAGGTGCCATAGAACCGTACTGTGTGGTCGAGCTGGACGAGCCACCGCAAAAAAATCAGACCTCGGTGAAAAAGGATACCCGGAACCCATTGTGGGACGAGGCGTTCCTGTT CGACGTGAATCGTAACACCACCGAGGTCTTATTGGAAATCTACGACCGCGTGAACAAGTCTCAGCGGATCCTCGGCCTTGGAATCGTCGGGGTCGACGAGCTGCTCGCGAATCCTAGTCAGAGGCAGATCATACCTCTCCAGTGTCGGCCTTATGAAGAAGAGGACATCACTGGCACCTTGACCGTCGAG TTTCTGTTCATCGAGGGTGCAGAGGTGCCTCAAATTGGGAGCAAACCTTTCAAAGTGAAGGAGACGCTAAAGGCGGTGTCACCGACTCCTCGTACCTACAATCCGACAAATCTCATCAGCGACAATAGTCTAAATTACAACAATG ATTATCTGACCAATGGGAACGTCATGGAGTCGCCCTACAGAACTGGCCAGAGTAACGGGAACAAGGGGACCCTGATCGTCCACAGCCAGCAGAGG CATGGAACGAAAGACACGAGCGCTACGTCAGGACCAGAAAGCACGCCGAATTCCTCCAATTCCGAAG AAAGAGGAAGGACTCGAAGAAAACGGCGAGACTTCTTCGGCACCATAAAGAAGCGACTGACGAGATCGAAAACAAGGAGTAGGTCCGTGGGTCCGGAAGGTGATTTAAATCACGAAGACCCTCATTCTAGATCCATATCCGCGGACAGAGCACGCGATCCTGGATCCG CTCGTTTATCGATACCAGGAAGGGAAGAGCACTCGAGGCGGTCCAGTCTGAGCGAAGCTTCTGGTATAAGCGGAGCGTCGACGAGGACGTACATCAACGAAGCCTCCACGCTGGTTCTCGAGACGGTTGAGAACGGTATCAAAAA GCACTATTTGGTACCTCTATCGCTAGCACAGAAGAACAAGTGGAGGAAAAAGGGCACCAAACTTCACATATTCAACGATCACACGTTcatagcgaaacacatggcggG GGGAACGGTATGCGAAGTCTGCAAACGAACGCTAGCGAGACGGTTGGGCAAACAGGGCTACGAGTGTAGGGACTGTCAGATGAAGTGTCACAAGCACTGTCACGTCAAGGTGGACACTACTTGTCCCACGTCCACCATACAGAACATCGAACT AACGTGTATAAAAGCTCCATGTCTCGAACGAATACCATCCAGCCAGCTCTGCTGA